The Panthera uncia isolate 11264 chromosome C2, Puncia_PCG_1.0, whole genome shotgun sequence genome contains a region encoding:
- the LOC125920783 gene encoding keratin-associated protein 19-8-like, translating to MNHHSNYYGGLGYGYGGFVGPGYGCGWGCGSFPGLGCGWSWRSHRYGCCLPLCYGGYGFSGFY from the coding sequence ATGAACCATCACAGCAACTACTATGGAGGCCTGGGCTACGGCTACGGAGGCTTTGTGGGCCCGGGCTATGGTTGTGGCTGGGGATGTGGAAGTTTCCCTGGACTGGGCTGTGGCTGGAGCTGGAGAAGCCACAGATATGGCTGCTGCCTCCCACTGTGTTATGGAGGATATGGGTTCTCTGGCTTCTACTAA